One window of the Diospyros lotus cultivar Yz01 chromosome 12, ASM1463336v1, whole genome shotgun sequence genome contains the following:
- the LOC127814278 gene encoding metal-nicotianamine transporter YSL1-like isoform X1: MVRWGHLRQRPILYIYVENSRILPSLSCSCPLRNFSLALISQLLRLSFYDNYVRTAVELGVKMEVETGDKEEIVDVGKLQDESEVSTKRIPPWRKQITVRGVIASTVIGCIYSVIAMKLNLTTGLTPNLNISAGLLAFIFMRTWTKLLDKVGIVTFPFTRQENTMIQTSAVACYSIAVGGGFGSYLLGLNKRTYEQTGIDTVGNSSGSYKNPGIGWMTGFLFLVCFTGLFVLIPLRKVLIVDYKLRFPSGMATAVLINGFHNQGEKMARKQVRGFMKVFSFSFLWGFFQWFYTGKEDCGFSHFPTFGLKAWKNTFYFDFSMTYLGTGMICPHKVNLSALLGAVLSWGIMWPVLGKLKGEWFPANLPETSMKSLNGYKVFLAIALLLGDGLYNFFKIVCITLINMHSRYNQRNSNSAMHGENKALDNLREDEIFTGETIPMWVSMSGYIFFTLLSVIAIPFIFPEVKWYYVIIAYIIAPSLAFCNAYGAGLADINMAYNYGKVGLFVLAALAGKEHGVVAGLAGCGLMKSVISTSCILMQDMKTGHLTLASPRAMVLSQAIGTAIGCVVAPLSFFLFYKAFDVGNPHGEYKAPFAVIYRNMAILGVQGFSALPRQCLKLCFGFFGFAVGVNLAKDVSPPGIGKWLPLPMIMAMPFLVGAYFVIDMCVGSLIVFVWHKLNSKKAELMIPVVASGLICGEGLWTLPASLLSLAKINPPICMKFIPS; encoded by the exons ATGGTACGATGGGGACATTTACGTCAAAGAcccatattatatatatatgttgaaaataGCCGCATTCTGCCAAGCTTGTCGTGCTCGTGCCCTCTTCGTAATTTCAGCCTAGCATTAATTAGCCAGTTGTTGCGCCTCTCTTTTTACG ATAATTACGTGCGTACAGCGGTGGAACTAGGTGTGAAAATGGAAGTAGAGACGGGCGACAAGGAGGAGATAGTGGATGTGGGGAAGCTGCAGGATGAATCTGAGGTTTCAACAAAGAGAATCCCACCGTGGAGAAAGCAGATAACGGTGAGGGGAGTCATTGCTAGCACTGTGATCGGTTGCATATACAGTGTCATAGCAATGAAACTGAACCTCACAACCGGGCTTACCccaaatctcaatatttctgCTGGCCTCCTCGCCTTTATATTTATGCGCACTTGGACTAAGCTGCTTGACAAGGTTGGAATTGTCACGTTTCCCTTCACCCGCCAGGAGAACACCATGATTCAAACATCCGCAGTTGCATGTTACAGCATCGCTGTTGGAG GAGGTTTTGGGTCTTATCTACTTGGATTAAACAAGAGGACCTATGAGCAGACAGGGATCGATACAGTTGGAAATTCTTCTGGCAGTTACAAGAATCCTGGAATTGGATGGATGACCGGCTTCCTTTTCCTTGTTTGTTTCACTGGTCTTTTTGTTTTGATTCCTCTCAGAAAG GTCTTGATAGTCGACTACAAATTGAGGTTTCCAAGTGGCATGGCAACCGCTGTTCTCATCAACGGATTTCATAATCAGGGAGAAAAGATGGCTAG GAAACAAGTACGCGGATTCATGAAGGTATTTTCATTCAGTTTCTTGTGGGGGTTTTTCCAATGGTTTTACACTGGAAAAGAGGACTGTGGGTTCTCGCATTTTCCCACTTTTGGGTTGAAGGCATGGAAGAATAC ATTCTACTTTGATTTTAGCATGACTTACCTGGGAACTGGAATGATCTGCCCGCACAAAGTGAACTTGTCGGCGCTTCTTGGAGCCGTGCTTTCGTGGGGTATCATGTGGCCGGTTCTTGGCAAGCTTAAAGGAGAATGGTTCCCAGCCAATTTGCCGGAAACCAGCATGAAAAGCTTGAATGGCTACAAG GTCTTTCTTGCTATTGCTCTCCTCTTAGGAGACGGCCTATATAATTTCTTCAAGATTGTTTGTATCACTCTCATAAATATGCATAGCAGATACAACCAGAGAAACTCCAACtcag CTATGCATGGAGAAAACAAGGCGCTTGACAACCTGAGAGAAGACGAGATATTCACCGGAGAAACCATCCCCATGTGGGTATCTATGAGTGGATACATTTTCTTCACCTTGCTCTCTGTAATCGCGATTCCATTCATATTCCCTGAGGTTAAGTGGTACTATGTCATCATAGCATACATTATAGCGCCATCTTTGGCCTTCTGCAATGCCTACGGAGCTGGTCTTGCCGACATAAACATGGCCTACAATTACGGGAAGGTTGGCCTCTTTGTGCTGGCCGCACTGGCCGGAAAAGAGCATGGCGTGGTGGCAGGGCTGGCCGGATGCGGTCTCATGAAATCAGTCATCTCGACGTCATGCATTCTGATGCAGGACATGAAAACAGGGCACCTCACTCTGGCATCGCCGCGAGCCATGGTGTTGAGCCAGGCCATCGGCACTGCCATAGGCTGCGTGGTGGCGCCTCTCAGCTTCTTTCTCTTCTACAAGGCATTTGACGTGGGGAACCCGCACGGCGAATACAAGGCTCCTTTCGCCGTGATCTATAGGAACATGGCGATCCTCGGCGTGCAAGGCTTCTCGGCTTTGCCCCGCCAGTGCCTCAAACTCTGCTTTGGCTTCTTTGGCTTTGCGGTAGGGGTTAACCTAGCGAAGGACGTTTCACCGCCGGGAATTGGGAAATGGTTGCCGCTGCCCATGATCATGGCCATGCCCTTTCTGGTCGGAGCCTACTTTGTCATCGACATGTGTGTGGGGAGCTTGATAGTGTTTGTGTGGCACAAACTCAACTCCAAGAAAGCTGAGTTGATGATTCCAGTGGTTGCCTCTGGTCTCATCTGCGGAGAAGGTCTGTGGACGCTTCCTGCGTCACTTCTTTCCTTGGCCAAGATAAACCCACCAATCTGTATGAAATTCATTCCTTCCTAG
- the LOC127814278 gene encoding metal-nicotianamine transporter YSL1-like isoform X2, with product MIYVDNYVRTAVELGVKMEVETGDKEEIVDVGKLQDESEVSTKRIPPWRKQITVRGVIASTVIGCIYSVIAMKLNLTTGLTPNLNISAGLLAFIFMRTWTKLLDKVGIVTFPFTRQENTMIQTSAVACYSIAVGGGFGSYLLGLNKRTYEQTGIDTVGNSSGSYKNPGIGWMTGFLFLVCFTGLFVLIPLRKVLIVDYKLRFPSGMATAVLINGFHNQGEKMARKQVRGFMKVFSFSFLWGFFQWFYTGKEDCGFSHFPTFGLKAWKNTFYFDFSMTYLGTGMICPHKVNLSALLGAVLSWGIMWPVLGKLKGEWFPANLPETSMKSLNGYKVFLAIALLLGDGLYNFFKIVCITLINMHSRYNQRNSNSAMHGENKALDNLREDEIFTGETIPMWVSMSGYIFFTLLSVIAIPFIFPEVKWYYVIIAYIIAPSLAFCNAYGAGLADINMAYNYGKVGLFVLAALAGKEHGVVAGLAGCGLMKSVISTSCILMQDMKTGHLTLASPRAMVLSQAIGTAIGCVVAPLSFFLFYKAFDVGNPHGEYKAPFAVIYRNMAILGVQGFSALPRQCLKLCFGFFGFAVGVNLAKDVSPPGIGKWLPLPMIMAMPFLVGAYFVIDMCVGSLIVFVWHKLNSKKAELMIPVVASGLICGEGLWTLPASLLSLAKINPPICMKFIPS from the exons ATGATATATGTAG ATAATTACGTGCGTACAGCGGTGGAACTAGGTGTGAAAATGGAAGTAGAGACGGGCGACAAGGAGGAGATAGTGGATGTGGGGAAGCTGCAGGATGAATCTGAGGTTTCAACAAAGAGAATCCCACCGTGGAGAAAGCAGATAACGGTGAGGGGAGTCATTGCTAGCACTGTGATCGGTTGCATATACAGTGTCATAGCAATGAAACTGAACCTCACAACCGGGCTTACCccaaatctcaatatttctgCTGGCCTCCTCGCCTTTATATTTATGCGCACTTGGACTAAGCTGCTTGACAAGGTTGGAATTGTCACGTTTCCCTTCACCCGCCAGGAGAACACCATGATTCAAACATCCGCAGTTGCATGTTACAGCATCGCTGTTGGAG GAGGTTTTGGGTCTTATCTACTTGGATTAAACAAGAGGACCTATGAGCAGACAGGGATCGATACAGTTGGAAATTCTTCTGGCAGTTACAAGAATCCTGGAATTGGATGGATGACCGGCTTCCTTTTCCTTGTTTGTTTCACTGGTCTTTTTGTTTTGATTCCTCTCAGAAAG GTCTTGATAGTCGACTACAAATTGAGGTTTCCAAGTGGCATGGCAACCGCTGTTCTCATCAACGGATTTCATAATCAGGGAGAAAAGATGGCTAG GAAACAAGTACGCGGATTCATGAAGGTATTTTCATTCAGTTTCTTGTGGGGGTTTTTCCAATGGTTTTACACTGGAAAAGAGGACTGTGGGTTCTCGCATTTTCCCACTTTTGGGTTGAAGGCATGGAAGAATAC ATTCTACTTTGATTTTAGCATGACTTACCTGGGAACTGGAATGATCTGCCCGCACAAAGTGAACTTGTCGGCGCTTCTTGGAGCCGTGCTTTCGTGGGGTATCATGTGGCCGGTTCTTGGCAAGCTTAAAGGAGAATGGTTCCCAGCCAATTTGCCGGAAACCAGCATGAAAAGCTTGAATGGCTACAAG GTCTTTCTTGCTATTGCTCTCCTCTTAGGAGACGGCCTATATAATTTCTTCAAGATTGTTTGTATCACTCTCATAAATATGCATAGCAGATACAACCAGAGAAACTCCAACtcag CTATGCATGGAGAAAACAAGGCGCTTGACAACCTGAGAGAAGACGAGATATTCACCGGAGAAACCATCCCCATGTGGGTATCTATGAGTGGATACATTTTCTTCACCTTGCTCTCTGTAATCGCGATTCCATTCATATTCCCTGAGGTTAAGTGGTACTATGTCATCATAGCATACATTATAGCGCCATCTTTGGCCTTCTGCAATGCCTACGGAGCTGGTCTTGCCGACATAAACATGGCCTACAATTACGGGAAGGTTGGCCTCTTTGTGCTGGCCGCACTGGCCGGAAAAGAGCATGGCGTGGTGGCAGGGCTGGCCGGATGCGGTCTCATGAAATCAGTCATCTCGACGTCATGCATTCTGATGCAGGACATGAAAACAGGGCACCTCACTCTGGCATCGCCGCGAGCCATGGTGTTGAGCCAGGCCATCGGCACTGCCATAGGCTGCGTGGTGGCGCCTCTCAGCTTCTTTCTCTTCTACAAGGCATTTGACGTGGGGAACCCGCACGGCGAATACAAGGCTCCTTTCGCCGTGATCTATAGGAACATGGCGATCCTCGGCGTGCAAGGCTTCTCGGCTTTGCCCCGCCAGTGCCTCAAACTCTGCTTTGGCTTCTTTGGCTTTGCGGTAGGGGTTAACCTAGCGAAGGACGTTTCACCGCCGGGAATTGGGAAATGGTTGCCGCTGCCCATGATCATGGCCATGCCCTTTCTGGTCGGAGCCTACTTTGTCATCGACATGTGTGTGGGGAGCTTGATAGTGTTTGTGTGGCACAAACTCAACTCCAAGAAAGCTGAGTTGATGATTCCAGTGGTTGCCTCTGGTCTCATCTGCGGAGAAGGTCTGTGGACGCTTCCTGCGTCACTTCTTTCCTTGGCCAAGATAAACCCACCAATCTGTATGAAATTCATTCCTTCCTAG
- the LOC127814278 gene encoding metal-nicotianamine transporter YSL1-like isoform X3, with the protein MEVETGDKEEIVDVGKLQDESEVSTKRIPPWRKQITVRGVIASTVIGCIYSVIAMKLNLTTGLTPNLNISAGLLAFIFMRTWTKLLDKVGIVTFPFTRQENTMIQTSAVACYSIAVGGGFGSYLLGLNKRTYEQTGIDTVGNSSGSYKNPGIGWMTGFLFLVCFTGLFVLIPLRKVLIVDYKLRFPSGMATAVLINGFHNQGEKMARKQVRGFMKVFSFSFLWGFFQWFYTGKEDCGFSHFPTFGLKAWKNTFYFDFSMTYLGTGMICPHKVNLSALLGAVLSWGIMWPVLGKLKGEWFPANLPETSMKSLNGYKVFLAIALLLGDGLYNFFKIVCITLINMHSRYNQRNSNSAMHGENKALDNLREDEIFTGETIPMWVSMSGYIFFTLLSVIAIPFIFPEVKWYYVIIAYIIAPSLAFCNAYGAGLADINMAYNYGKVGLFVLAALAGKEHGVVAGLAGCGLMKSVISTSCILMQDMKTGHLTLASPRAMVLSQAIGTAIGCVVAPLSFFLFYKAFDVGNPHGEYKAPFAVIYRNMAILGVQGFSALPRQCLKLCFGFFGFAVGVNLAKDVSPPGIGKWLPLPMIMAMPFLVGAYFVIDMCVGSLIVFVWHKLNSKKAELMIPVVASGLICGEGLWTLPASLLSLAKINPPICMKFIPS; encoded by the exons ATGGAAGTAGAGACGGGCGACAAGGAGGAGATAGTGGATGTGGGGAAGCTGCAGGATGAATCTGAGGTTTCAACAAAGAGAATCCCACCGTGGAGAAAGCAGATAACGGTGAGGGGAGTCATTGCTAGCACTGTGATCGGTTGCATATACAGTGTCATAGCAATGAAACTGAACCTCACAACCGGGCTTACCccaaatctcaatatttctgCTGGCCTCCTCGCCTTTATATTTATGCGCACTTGGACTAAGCTGCTTGACAAGGTTGGAATTGTCACGTTTCCCTTCACCCGCCAGGAGAACACCATGATTCAAACATCCGCAGTTGCATGTTACAGCATCGCTGTTGGAG GAGGTTTTGGGTCTTATCTACTTGGATTAAACAAGAGGACCTATGAGCAGACAGGGATCGATACAGTTGGAAATTCTTCTGGCAGTTACAAGAATCCTGGAATTGGATGGATGACCGGCTTCCTTTTCCTTGTTTGTTTCACTGGTCTTTTTGTTTTGATTCCTCTCAGAAAG GTCTTGATAGTCGACTACAAATTGAGGTTTCCAAGTGGCATGGCAACCGCTGTTCTCATCAACGGATTTCATAATCAGGGAGAAAAGATGGCTAG GAAACAAGTACGCGGATTCATGAAGGTATTTTCATTCAGTTTCTTGTGGGGGTTTTTCCAATGGTTTTACACTGGAAAAGAGGACTGTGGGTTCTCGCATTTTCCCACTTTTGGGTTGAAGGCATGGAAGAATAC ATTCTACTTTGATTTTAGCATGACTTACCTGGGAACTGGAATGATCTGCCCGCACAAAGTGAACTTGTCGGCGCTTCTTGGAGCCGTGCTTTCGTGGGGTATCATGTGGCCGGTTCTTGGCAAGCTTAAAGGAGAATGGTTCCCAGCCAATTTGCCGGAAACCAGCATGAAAAGCTTGAATGGCTACAAG GTCTTTCTTGCTATTGCTCTCCTCTTAGGAGACGGCCTATATAATTTCTTCAAGATTGTTTGTATCACTCTCATAAATATGCATAGCAGATACAACCAGAGAAACTCCAACtcag CTATGCATGGAGAAAACAAGGCGCTTGACAACCTGAGAGAAGACGAGATATTCACCGGAGAAACCATCCCCATGTGGGTATCTATGAGTGGATACATTTTCTTCACCTTGCTCTCTGTAATCGCGATTCCATTCATATTCCCTGAGGTTAAGTGGTACTATGTCATCATAGCATACATTATAGCGCCATCTTTGGCCTTCTGCAATGCCTACGGAGCTGGTCTTGCCGACATAAACATGGCCTACAATTACGGGAAGGTTGGCCTCTTTGTGCTGGCCGCACTGGCCGGAAAAGAGCATGGCGTGGTGGCAGGGCTGGCCGGATGCGGTCTCATGAAATCAGTCATCTCGACGTCATGCATTCTGATGCAGGACATGAAAACAGGGCACCTCACTCTGGCATCGCCGCGAGCCATGGTGTTGAGCCAGGCCATCGGCACTGCCATAGGCTGCGTGGTGGCGCCTCTCAGCTTCTTTCTCTTCTACAAGGCATTTGACGTGGGGAACCCGCACGGCGAATACAAGGCTCCTTTCGCCGTGATCTATAGGAACATGGCGATCCTCGGCGTGCAAGGCTTCTCGGCTTTGCCCCGCCAGTGCCTCAAACTCTGCTTTGGCTTCTTTGGCTTTGCGGTAGGGGTTAACCTAGCGAAGGACGTTTCACCGCCGGGAATTGGGAAATGGTTGCCGCTGCCCATGATCATGGCCATGCCCTTTCTGGTCGGAGCCTACTTTGTCATCGACATGTGTGTGGGGAGCTTGATAGTGTTTGTGTGGCACAAACTCAACTCCAAGAAAGCTGAGTTGATGATTCCAGTGGTTGCCTCTGGTCTCATCTGCGGAGAAGGTCTGTGGACGCTTCCTGCGTCACTTCTTTCCTTGGCCAAGATAAACCCACCAATCTGTATGAAATTCATTCCTTCCTAG
- the LOC127814280 gene encoding beta-carotene isomerase D27, chloroplastic translates to MYIGAAAANKLMVVLSSSFQQAVQFPPAGFNGYRYRRRRSINNGGGGIRCGIAEASGEPAPFGQKTKYNDGLFEKVFMTLFARKMEKFAAHTGHSQKKGWLEYDYESFVDVSKRVMQGRSRLQQQQVVREVLLSMLPPGAPAQFRKLFPPTKWAAEFNAALTVPFFHWLVGPSEVVEVEVDGVKQRSGVHIKKCRYLENSGCVGMCVNMCKIPTQDFFTNEFGLPLTMTPNFEDMSCEMVYGQVPPSFEEDPVAKQPCFADICSMANPNSSVCPKLQA, encoded by the exons atgtatataggagCGGCGGCCGCAAATAAACTAATGGTGGTTCTGAGCAGCAGCTTCCAGCAGGCAGTGCAGTTCCCGCCGGCGGGATTTAATGGTTATCGGTACCGGCGAAGAAGGAGTATTAATAACGGCGGCGGAGGAATCCGGTGCGGGATTGCTGAGGCGTCGGGAGAGCCGGCGCCTTTTGGGCAGAAAACCAAATACAATGACGGCCTGTTCGAGAAGGTCTTCATGACTCTGTTTGCTCggaagatggagaaattcgCAGCCCACACAGGGCATTCCCAGAAGAAGGGATGGCTCGAGTACGATTACGAGAGTTTCGTGGATGTGTCGAAGAGAGTAATGCAGGGGCGGTCTCGTCTTCAGCAGCAGCAAGTGGTCCGGGAGGTGCTGCTGTCCATGCTGCCTCCTGGCGCTCCTGCTCAG TTTAGGAAATTGTTTCCACCCACAAAGTGGGCTGCGGAGTTCAATGCTGCACTCACAGTGCCCTTCTTCCACTGGCTAGTTGGCCCATCTGAG GTGGTGGAAGTGGAGGTAGATGGCGTAAAACAAAGAAGTGGAGTCCATATCAAGAAGTGCAG GTACCTGGAAAACAGCGGATGTGTAGGAATGTGCGTGAATATGTGCAAGATCCCGACTCAAGATTTCTTCACCAATGAATTTGGGCTTCCATTGACAATGACCCCTA ATTTTGAAGACATGAGCTGTGAAATGGTGTATGGCCAGGTTCCACCATCTTTTGAAGAGGACCCAGTGGCCAAGCAACCCTGTTTTGCAGATATTT GCTCCATGGCAAATCCGAACTCCTCTGTCTGCCCCAAGCTCCAAGCGtga